Part of the Ignavibacterium album JCM 16511 genome, CAATGAATGGTGGAATTGGTTTCAGATTTTTCTTTAATTAGTTTGATTGTGGATTAGTTCAAAATCGATTCTTGATAAAAACGAAATCAGAAAAACAAACACAATTGATAAGACAACAGAAGTTATAAATCCTGCAACCATTGCAGAAAGAATCAGAGCAATTACAGAAGCTAAAACAGATGTGGAAAGAGATTTTAATTCCGCATCTGTTTTTTTATTTCGTATCTGATTAATGGAAGTTTTTATAATTACAAAAAGAAGCGTCAGAAAAGAAATTAAACCGACAAGTCCGCTTTCAAAATATATCTGCAGAAAATCATTATGCCAGCCGCCTATTCCTTTATCAGCAAATTTATCTTTAAGAGGAAATGCCTGCTGAAAAGTTCTTGGACCAAAACCTAAAACGGGATGCTCAAATGCAATTTCTTTTGCACCTTGCAAGATTATATCTCTGTCAGAAAGTTGTGTAATGTTTTCAACTCTTTCTCCAATAACCTTTGAAGGACGAATAGAATAAACACCAAATCCAATAATTGCAAAAATCAAAAGCATAATAATTTGTTTTGCAGGAATTTGTTTTAAAACAATTGCAACTAATAATGCCAACAGTGCAATCGCAATGTTTGCTCTTCCAAGTGAGGTTACTAATCCGATAAAAATAATTGAGTAAACAACAGCCCAGAATATTTGCTGACTGAAATTTTTATCTTTCTTCGGAAAGAATAGTGCAGTAACAAAAGCAGTGAGAAGATATCCTGAAAAAACTGTATAACTTGAAGAAAAAGATTGTGCCCGTTCAACCTCTCCCATAAAAAATCTCGTGCTTCCTATGATTGAAATTACACCAGCTCCTAAAATAAAAATTAACATCAGTTCAATTACTTTTCCTTTTCGAAGTGTTTTCAGATAAAACGGTAAAGCGATTGCAGAAGTATAAAATAGTGCTTCTTTATAAAGAGATTCATAACTGCTCTGCGGATATTCCGAAAGAAATACTGTTATTAATCTGACTAAACCAAAAATCAAAATGAATGCTGTGATTGTATCAAATGCCTTTTTCTTTTCATCCTTACTTTCGAACAGCCATAAAATGAAAAGTAAAGCTGCTGCAAGCTGCATCACAAACAGTGAGAGTACAAAACTGACGGCAAGTAAAGACAGTAAAGTGAAAATAATCTTTCCAGAGAATCTGCTTTTAATTAGACTATCCATTAAACTCCATTATCTCTGAACTGCATTTCATATAATTTTTTGTAAAGACCTTTTTCATCTGAAATAAGTTCATCGTGAGTTCCGTGCTGAATAATTTTTCCACGGTCAATTACAATAATCTTGGTGGCATTTCTGATTGTACTTAATCTGTGAGCGATTACAAAAGTAGTTCTGTTTTCCATCAATCTTTCGATTGCTTCCTGAACAAGAATTTCGGATTCATTATCAAGTGCCGAAGTTGCTTCATCAAAAATCATTATCTCCGGATTTTTTAATAGTGCACGCGCAATTGTTAATCGTTGTCTTTGTCCACCTGAGAGTTTAACGCCTCGTTCTCCAATAACAGTCTCATATTGCTGTGGCATTTCCATAATGAAGTTGTGTGCATTTGCTGTTTTTGCAGCTTCAATTATTTTCTCCATCGGACAATCAGTTAATCCATACGCGATATTTTCTCTGATAGTTGTATTGAAAAGAAAAGTTTCCTGAGTTACAATTCCCATCTTTGAACGAAGAGACTCCAGAGTATATTTTCTAATATCAACATCATCAAGAAGAATTTTTCCTTCTGTTGGTTCATAAAATCTTGGAATCAAATCAACAAGTGTTGACTTGCCACCACCACTCGGACCAACCAATGCAATTATTTCTCCTTTATTAACAGAGAAATTAATATCTGACAAAACCCATTCTTCTGAATCTTCATATTTGAAAGAAACATTTTTGAAATGAATTGAATTTTTAAATTCTTTCAACTCGATTGCATCAGTTGCATCTTTGATATCCGGTTCGGTATCAAGTATTTCAAAAATTCTGTCGCCGGCAGCACTTGCTTCCTGAATTCTGTTGTTCACACTGCTTAATTCTTTAATCGGCGGCATCATCTGAAAAATTGCAAAAAGGAATCCTAAAAATTCACTTGCAGTGATTGTGTTTTTCTCGAGTACTAAAAGACCGCCGTAATAAATAATAAAAGCTCCGACAATAACACTTAGAAATTCAGTTAATGGAGATGATGCATTTCTTACTCTAACAATTTTCAAAACGAGTCTGAAAAATTCTTTGGTCTCTTTCATAAATCTTTTGTTCTCAAACTCTTCCATCCCAAAAGCTTTTACAATCTTTACTCCTGAAATTGTTTCCTGAAGAACGCTTGTAATATCAGCAAGCTTTTCCTGAAGTTTTGTGGTTTGTCTTCTGAGTTTGAATCCAATCCAGGCGATTATTGCCATTGAGAAGGGAAGTATTACCAATGCAAATAAAGTTAGCTGCCAGCTAATACTAAGAGCAATTCCGAGAAAGACTAATATTGTTAAAGGTTCTTTGATAAGATTTGAAAAAGTTGCAGAGATACTTGACTGAACAATATTAACATCATTTGTAAATCTTGAAATCAGATTTCCGACGCGCTCTCTTTTAAAATAACTTATTGGAAGTTTATGTAAATGCTGATAAGCTTCATCCCGTAAGTCTTTCATTGCGCCGTACTCGACATAAGACATAAAATATCCCTGCAGATAAGCAAAAATATTTTTAAACAGAAATGCAATCAGAATTACGAAACAAATTTTTATCAGAATATCAGCTTTATCTCCACTGAGAATATATTCATTAAAAGATTTGGTAACCGAACGCTGAATTTCTTCAACCCAATCCGGCAAAAGACTTTTTGTCTGTTCAATCTGAGTTTGCTGCTGAACTTTCTTTGTTGCTGATTCCTGAAAAAGTGTATCGAGTAATGGAATTGTTAAATAAACAGAAGCGCCATTCAGCAGAGCATAAAAAATTGTAAAAATGAATGTAAGCACAAGATGCTTCCAATAGGGCTTAACATAACTAATGATTCTTAAATATGTATTCATTTTATCGGTAAACTTTTTAAAGCACAGCCATCTCTCAGAGAAAGTGTTTTAATATTTTTCATAGAGCTGAGCTGAAAAATATTTATACTGTAATTCTGTAAAAGTTTATAATCGTAAATCAAATAATCTCCAAGTAACAAAAAACTTTTTATTCCTTTCTCTTCAAAAGTCTTAACAATTTTTTTCTTTAACAAATCATAGAGAATAATATTGTGACTTGCATCAGTTTTATCCGCTTCAGGTTTCTTCATAAATAAAACTACCTGTTGAAGATTATCTGCCCAGGCAATTTTTAATAAATTATTTTTCAACAGATTTAATTTCTTCTCTGTGCCATCATAATTATTTCTGATTAACAGCGAGTCATTCTTTGCTATCACTTCAAATCGTTTCAAAGGAGAAACATTAGCTAAAGCCGGTGCTTCAACAACAGGATAACCACTTTTTACAATGTCGAATAATTCATTCTCATCTGATAAAAGCTTACCGAAGTAATTAAATGTTAACGCATTTTTATTCAGATATGATGCAACAATTTCATCGAATGATATAGCAACAACTCTGAACCGATCATTATCCATCCAATAAGAATAAAGTTGAATTGCCGGTTTTAAGCTTTGTAACAGTTCTGATTTTTCCACAGCAGGTTCATATCTGAAAATTTTAATTCCATTGATTTCCGGTATAGCAATTTTTTTATTCAATGATGTATAAGTGAGATAGAAAAATGCGTTTCCATCCGGTGCAACTTCAAGTTCATAAATCTTTTCATCTTTTTTACTTTTAATAAGATTTATTTTATTAGTAGCAAAGTTGTAGTAATAGATCGAAGATATTCCTGAATTCATTCCAACGAAATAAAATCCTTTTACATTTTTTACTTTTGCAAATGAAGCTTCTTTAAGTGCAGGATCGTCCTCGGGATTTTTTTCATTACTACTTCTGCAGGAAAGAAATAGTATAATAATAATGATATTTATAAGCATAAATTTCATCTCATCCTTGCAAATAATAAAAACAATTTCAGGATTGAGTTAATCAGCATCAAAAAATATTTCCACAAAGGACTGAAAATAAAAAACAATAAAATCAGTGAACCGTAAAAACCAAGATTCAACCATTGGGCAGTAATTCTGTTTGGAAAGATTGAAAATAAAATATGTGAACCATCAAGCGGAGGAATGGGTAACAGATTAAAACAAAATAAAAATATATTGAACACAGTTCCGTAGTAAAAAATATTTGTCAATCCTGATTGGGTATTTTGTAAGGCAGCGAAAACAGAAAACAAAACTATTGCAAGCAGGAAATTTGAAAGTGGTCCGGCAAAAGAAACTAATGCATTATCTCTTAAAGGATTTCTGAAATTATTTGGATTAACAGGAACAGGTTTAGCCCAGCCAATCAGAAATGCACCGCTGAAAAAAGATAAAAACGGTAAAAGTAACGAGCCAATCGGGTCAATATGTTTAACAGGATTTAACGAATATCTTCCTTGCTGCTCAGCAGTGTTGTCTCCTAATTTCTTTGCAGAAAAAGCGTGAGCAAATTCATGAATAGTGATTGAAATAAGGAAAACAGGAATAAACTTTATAAACAACACAAGCTTTTCACTAAATTGAATTTCGGGCATTTAACCTCTCGGATGATATTTTTTATGAACTAACTTGATATAATCTCTGTCAATGTGAGTATAAATCTGAGTAGTTGAAATATCAGAATGACCAAGCATTTCCTGAACTGCTCGTAAATCTGCTCCGCCTTCAATAAGATGAGTTGCAAAAGAATGTCTGAATGTGTGTGGATGAACACTCTTTTCAATACCGGCTTGCCTGGCATAGTGATTTACAATTTTCCAGATTCCCATTCGTGAAAATTTTGTTCCGCGCTGATTAAGGAAAAGATAATTTTCACTTTTATAATTCTTTGCAAGTAGTGGTCTGCTTTTCTGAAGATATTCTTCAACCCATTTAATAGCTGATGAACCGATTGGAATTAATCTTTCTTTTGAACCTTTACCAAAAACTCTGATTACTTCTTCCGAAAGAAAAAGATCGTTCAGTTTAATATTTATTAGCTCTGAAATTCTTGTTCCGCAAGCATAAAACACTTCGAGAATAGCTTTATCTCTTAAGCCGATTGTATCTTTGACATCCGGCTGATCAAGAATCGAATTTATTTCTCTGACATTAAGAACCTCAGGAAGTTTTCGTGATATTTTGGGTGGTTGAATTCTTTCAATCGGATTTGATTTAATGTAACCATTCCTGAAAAGATATTTGAAAAAACCTTTCAGCGAAGAAAAATATCTTGCAGCAGAAGTTTCATTCAATCCTGCATCTTTAAGAAGTTTAAAGAATGAAGCAATCTGATCTGCTTTTATATCAGATAAATCATCAACTCCTGATTGAGAGATAAAATTAAGAAATGAAGTCAAATCGCTTTTATAAGAATTAATAGTATTCTCAGAAAGATTTTTTTCTATCTTAAGAGTAGCGAGATATTCCTTAAGAAAAATATTCATCAGTTTTCATCTGTTGAGTTTACACCTGATTCAGCTTCCTGCTGCCGCGGATATTTTATTCGTTTATGATTTTGTAAAACCAGAATATTAAGAAAAGCTTCCTTTATTTTTTTGATATCTGCAAAAGTAAGCGGAGAATCATCAAGCTGACCATCACGCAAACGAGAGTTGATAATCGTATTTACCATATTTTCAATTTTTGTTTCATCAGGTTCTGTTATTGAACGAACAGCAGATTCACAACCATCTGCAAGCATTACTATTGCGGTTTCTTTTGTATTAGGTTTTGGTCCTTTGTATTTATATTCTTCAACATTAACATTTTCTTCGCCATAAAGTTCTTTTGCTTTTTCGTAGAAGAAAGTCATAACAGTTGTCCCGTGATGCATTGGAATAAAATCAATTATTTCCTGCGGAAGTTTATAAAGTTTTGCAAGTTCAATACCTTCCTGAACATGCCTCAATAAAATCTGAACACTTTCCTCAGGTTTTAAATTCTCGTGAAGATTTTCTCCCTTCATCTGATTTTCTACAAAAGCATGCGGTGAAATCGTTTTACCAATATCGTGATAAAGTGCACCAACTCTCGCAAGCAAAGTATGAGCGCCAATTTTTTCTGCTGCAGATTCAGCAATCAGACTCATTATTAATGTGTGATTAAATGTTCCGGGAGCTTTTGTAGCAAGTTCTCTCAACAAAGGTCTTTCATAGTTTGAAAGTTCAAGCAAAGTGAGATCTGTTGTAATTCTGAAAATTCGTTCGAAGAAAATCAGAAGTCCGTAAGTTAATGCAGGACTTATCAGCGCATTTGAAACTGCAAAAGCGGATTCGTAGAGCATTGTATTTAGCGTTGCGAACCTTTCAAGTCCGAATGCAAAAATTGAAGTCAGGTAACCAATCATAATAAAAAGAAACGATCTGAAAATCTGAGTCCGGTTCTTTATATCTCGAACGGTGTAGACAGATAAAGCACCAGCAATAAAATTGGTTGCCATAAAAGTATAATCATTACCACGTAAAGCTCCTGTAATAAGTGTTATGATTACAGTTGAATAAAATCCTACACGCGAATCAAATGTGATTGTTAATATCATAGAAGCAACGGGAATAAAAATCAGATATTGAATCGGAGCTTTTATTGTAACTGAGTTTACAAGAAATGTAATAAATGATAAAAAGATATACAGAAATGAAATCAACAAAATTTTTCTCGTATCGAAGAATATTTTCTTTCGAAACAGATAAAGATAAATTCCGAATATTGCAAGCAATGCTCCTATGTGTAAAAATTTGCCAAGAAATTGCAAAGCAGAATCAAGCTGACTTACTTCATCGCCTTTGGCTTCTTTGTAGGATTCAATTTTCAGTTTAACCTGTTTGGTTATTCTATCGTGCTTTGCAACTATTCTTTCATTCTCATTGACGATTCCCGAGTAACGAGGTACGCTGTTTTTTGCCTGTTCAATCTCAAGCTCCGTTGCCTGCTGATCGTAAATCAATGTTGGTATTGAAAAATGGATTGAATATTCAATTAATATTTTCTTTACTTCATCAGGCACTCTTAAGTTTTCAATTTCCTTTTTTATTTCATCTCTGGCTACATCAAGCAATTCATAATCAGCTATTGGATCAATCTTATCAATATTACCAATCCTTACTGCAATGCTATCCTTTCTCTTTTCTTTTGAAGTAATGTTTAGCAGACCTTTTTTCATATACTTTTCGATTACAGGCGTTACAAGATTAAAATATTCGGTTAAAGGTTTTCGATTTCTGGTTGAGTTTTTATATTCTTTGTGAATTGACAGCATTAAAGAAAAAGTTTCAGACGAAAAGAAAGTCGGATTTAACACATTTGATGATTCCTGTTTCAGATTCTCCTCAAGAATTTCGATGAGATATTTGTTGAATGATTTAAGTGTATCCTGAATATTAATTTCTCTCCTTACAAAAACCGGATAAACCGATTCTTCTGCCTGTTTAACTTCGGTTGCATATACTATTGGATCTTTAAGAACCGCAAAACTGAAAGGTGCAATCAGATCATCGTTTGTCCATATAGTTCCTTCACTCACCTGAAAGTCAAGTGATTCACCTTTAGGAAACATAAAGACAATTACAATTGTGGTCGCAAGGAAAATTAATGTTTTTCTTTTTATTCCTTTGGATTGGACTGGATTAAACTTCTCGCTCATATTACTTTTTTCTTTTTGCGTTTAATAATGCTTCAAGAATTTCTGATATTCCATCTTCGTTATTTGTTTTGGTTAAAACACAATCTGCCATTCTTTTTAACTCAGGAACAGCATTTGCCATTGCTACTTTGAATGCTTTTGTCTCGAACATCGGAATATCATTATACCAATCTCCGATAACCATCGCATCTTCAGGTTTTAATCTGAGATGCTTTAACAATCTCATCAAACCATCTGCTTTTGTAGAACCGGATTTTTTGATTTCAAGATAATAAATATTATCGTGAGAATGAGAACGAAAAAATGAAACTGAAGTTCCGAATACAAAAGGAAAGCTTAATCTGTCACGAAGATATTCCATTGTCCTTCTGTTATCTCCGGCAAATACGATTTCAAGTGTATTGTCTTTAAAGTTGTTATAAGACTCGACTTCTTTGTACAAAGCACCGAACTTATCGAGAATCATAGGAATAAGAGAGTTATTTTCTGTGTAATAAATTGCTTCTGAATGACAAAGCGCAATATTAACAAAGTATTTTTCAGCAAGTTCAATAGATTTGTTCACGATGCTTTTCCTCAATGCTGATTTATGAACAATTATATCACCTTTGCCGTTTTTTATCAAAGCTCCATCAAGTGAAATCAAAGGTGTTGATGTTCCTATTGAGTTAGCAATTTCAACCAGCGCTGAATGTAATCTTCCCGATGCCAGAGAAATTTTGATGTCTGATTTCATTAATTCTTTAATGAGAGTAAAAGATTTTTCTCCGATTGTGCCTTCATCACTTAACAGTGTTCCATCAACATCAAACAATACAAGTTTTATTTGTTTTAGCTTTTCAGGATTTATTTTTTTAACTGGATTCATACAATCTTAAGTTATTTGTTCAAAATGTTTGTGCAAAAATCGGTATTTCCAAGTTCAATTAACAGTCTCTTCGAATGAACATTGCCATTATTGAATGACTGAATGCCTACCTTAGGTGTGTAAAATTAAAGGTAAGGAATAGACTACTAGCTGTTTAGAAGAGATTTGTCCAAAGTGGTTGTTCGCATGGGAGTCTGAAACCGCGTAAATAATTTTATAAAAATTTAACTTGACTTTAAGAAAAATTTTTTGCTATTTGAGTTTGAAATTTTTATTGGGTGGACAGTGGGAATAATTAGCACGAAATTTCATTTGTTAATATTTATTTTGGCACGGTTTTACTCTCTCTCTCTCTCTGTGTGGGAAAGCGGGAGGGAAATATGTTGAAATTAATCCCCCTGCTTTGTTTATTTCCGTATGATACTTTTCAAAAGTTCATACAGGTTAACCCTCCGAAGCAATACTACACTAAAGTCATATATGGTAAACTTCGGCGAAGGAGGGCATTCAATCATTCACACATTCACCCAAACAAGCCGCGGGGGAGAACATTTGCATACTTTCCAACTGGTTTTACATAGCTTAAAGAAAATTATCGTTGTCATTCCGAATTTATTTCGGAATCTAACAGCAATTTCTTTCCCTAACATTTAATAAAAAGGTAATAAGAGATGCAAAAGATATTATTAATATTTGTGCTGTTAACATTGCAAAGTGGTTTACTTTTAGCACAGCAGACAAGAGAAGAAAAACTTGCACAGTTAAGACAAAGAAAAGATATAAAAGTAACCGAAGTAGAAAAAAACATATTAAAAATTGAATATTCAAACGGCAAAACAATATTAAAGAACATAGGTAACTACGAACCAAGAACCACGTACAAAATAAACTACTCCCCAACCTTTGACAGCACAATAATAGACCTGACAACAATAGACACAACTCTTTATTACCAGAAATACAGCTTTTGGCAGGAAGTGAATATTGGTAGTCCCTATACAGCACCTCCATTAGTCAGCGATATTAATAATAACAGTATGCCAGAAATTTATGGGATGAAGAAAGATTATAATACAGAGGGCAGTGATGTAATAATAATGGAGATGAACAGCTATAGCAGATTTGATTCAGTATTCAATTATGATAGCACAAATAATCCAAGAGCGATTTATGATATTGACAAAAATGGAAGACAAGAATTGCCTTTTAGAAGATATCCTTCTGATACATTATATCCCGGACATAGCTGGTTATTTTTTACCCAACTTACAGATACATCACTAGCTATAGATTTATCGTTTATCTTCTATCCGTTCCCATTTTCAGAGGGAACACAACTTGATAATAATCGATTTGGTGATTGGGATGGAGATGAATTTACTGATCATATATTTAACAGAAATTGCTGTCCAAACAGTATATACATATTTGAGTATAATCCTTTAATAAACAATTTTGATTCGGTTTATTATTACGATCCTTCACAATATGATATTTTCTGGTCTGGTTTTGCCGTCGGGGATATTAACCAGAATGGAATGACAGAATTTTTTGCCGGAAGTGTAAACGGTAAGGTTATCGCAATTGAAAACTGCGGGAATAATTGTTATGACTTGGTCAGGCAAAGTTTTGTTGAAACGAATAACGCATATCTATATGCTGTAACAAACGACCTTGATGGCAATGGAAAACCCGAGGTTTGGATTGGCGGTGATGCTTTTTATAATGGAGTTGGTATTACGCGGATAACAATATTTGAAGCAAATGGGAGTAATAGTTACCAGATTGTAGGTCGAATAGACCTTTTAGGAGTATTTTCATTCTATGCTTCAAATATGCACGTGCTAGATGTTGATAAGGACGGTAAGGAAGAAGTAATGGTGTGTATAGACCAGCATGTAATAATACTTAAATTCAATGGCAGCCAGAATCATCATACTTATGAAGTGTTTTATATAAAGCGGAATGATCTTGCTTTCAGTGGAAGAAACTCAGTTTTTTACGGCGCAACTATGTACGATATTGACGGTGACGACAAGGAAGATATAGTGATACATCTTGATGATGTTATTACAAATGAAGGGATGAGATTATTTACTTTTATATATAAAGCCGATTTTTCATTAGATGTAAATGAGTTGGATCCTTTACCGGAAAAATTTCATCTATATCCAAATTACCCAAATCCTTTTAATCCTTCAACAAACATCAGGTTTGAGATTCCGGAATATGCTTTTGTTTCAATAAAAGTATATAACATTTTAGGCAAAGAAATAACAACACTGTTAGAAAAAGAATTATCTCCCGGCGATTATAAAATTTACTGGGAAGCAAAGGATAGTAATAATAATTTACTTCCTTCGGGGGTGTATTTTATAAGATTTTCAGCAGGTAAATACACTCATTCTGTTAAAGCAGTATTGCTTAAATAAATTATTAAAAAAGAATGAAGGATATTAAAAATGAAAAAAGTAATAATTCTTTTCGTAATTATGACAACTTCTGTGTTTTCTCAGGGGTGGAATAATGTCGTTCAGACTACAATTCCGTTCACATCAGCTTCGAAAGTTGACCTTGTAACAAACAAAGATGGTAATCATATATTGGTTACTTATGCTGATTATCCAACATATTATCTCAGATATTATCTGGTTAATAGTTCAGGTGCAGTTATTAGGAACTTTACATTTGAAAATCAGGCTGTGCAGTTTGCAAATATTGACGGAACTGATGACAGAATTTATGTTGTGTATAAAATCGGTAACCAGATAAAAACCAGAAAATCAACCGATGCTGGGCAAACTTGGTTAACTAATATTGACCCTCTTGATATTGGAAATAATACCTGTAATAATATTGATGTAACTTTTGGTAAAGATGACAATGCTCTCCACGTTGTTTGGGCAACGCAAGATAATGGAAATGATTATGAAACTTATTATAGGAGATTATACAATGATGAGTGGGAGGCTCAAAAAAACGTTACTGATTATGGAAATGAAGTCGGCGGTTTTCCAACAGTGTCAAAATCACCTAATCGTGTACATGTCTCTTACAACACAGGTCAATCTTATGACCCGGAAACAAATCTTGGAGATGCAAAATCAAGAGATAAATACATTAATACCTGGCAAAGTCCGCAATTAGTATTCCCTACCGAATCTTTCAGGGAAAGAATTCACGCAGGTAATTCAAAACTTTTTGATTTTTATTATAAACTTGAAACCGGTATGGGTCAGTATCATTCAGATCTTTACGTAAAAGAAAGAAGTTTTGGTAGTACATCGTGGTCTTCGCCTCAACTTCTGAAACAATTTGCTGGAGTTAATGAGATTTTATCTGCAACAAACTCAAGTGATGGAAATACACACATAGTTTATGAGATCTCTGATGGTGTGGGTTACAGAAAATATAATGGTTCATATTGGAGCGCGGAAGAACAAATTGGTGATGGATATATTTCACCAAGAATTTACTCAGTTTCAAATGATCTTTATGTTGTGTGGGGCAGAATTGTACCTAATCAGAAAATTTATAATGTATATTACCGTCAATACGATGCAGCACCACTGGCACCACAAAACCCACAATTAAGTGCAAATCCTGGTAATAATAAAGTAAGGATAAGTTGGACGAGGAATAATGAAGCTGATATTTCCTTTTATAAAGTCTGAAGGAAGGTTGCAGAACTCGGAGGTGTCTGGCAAAATATCGGAACAGCAACTAATAATTATTTTGTAGATAATGAATATTTGTTTACTCCGGGAGGGGGTGACTTCACATTAACATATAAAATACGGGCAAAGGATATAGGCAATCACTATTCGGATTTTAGTGTTGGAGTAATAACAAGAGCAGAATTTTTAGGGAAAGATATTACAGCATTAAATTCAGGTGAATTCAGATTAATGGAAAATTATCCCAACCCATTCAACCCATCAACAAAGATCAGTTGGCAGTCACCAGTAGGCAGTTGGCAAACACTAAAAGTTTATG contains:
- a CDS encoding O-antigen ligase family protein, with the translated sequence MDSLIKSRFSGKIIFTLLSLLAVSFVLSLFVMQLAAALLFILWLFESKDEKKKAFDTITAFILIFGLVRLITVFLSEYPQSSYESLYKEALFYTSAIALPFYLKTLRKGKVIELMLIFILGAGVISIIGSTRFFMGEVERAQSFSSSYTVFSGYLLTAFVTALFFPKKDKNFSQQIFWAVVYSIIFIGLVTSLGRANIAIALLALLVAIVLKQIPAKQIIMLLIFAIIGFGVYSIRPSKVIGERVENITQLSDRDIILQGAKEIAFEHPVLGFGPRTFQQAFPLKDKFADKGIGGWHNDFLQIYFESGLVGLISFLTLLFVIIKTSINQIRNKKTDAELKSLSTSVLASVIALILSAMVAGFITSVVLSIVFVFLISFLSRIDFELIHNQTN
- a CDS encoding ABC transporter ATP-binding protein; translation: MNTYLRIISYVKPYWKHLVLTFIFTIFYALLNGASVYLTIPLLDTLFQESATKKVQQQTQIEQTKSLLPDWVEEIQRSVTKSFNEYILSGDKADILIKICFVILIAFLFKNIFAYLQGYFMSYVEYGAMKDLRDEAYQHLHKLPISYFKRERVGNLISRFTNDVNIVQSSISATFSNLIKEPLTILVFLGIALSISWQLTLFALVILPFSMAIIAWIGFKLRRQTTKLQEKLADITSVLQETISGVKIVKAFGMEEFENKRFMKETKEFFRLVLKIVRVRNASSPLTEFLSVIVGAFIIYYGGLLVLEKNTITASEFLGFLFAIFQMMPPIKELSSVNNRIQEASAAGDRIFEILDTEPDIKDATDAIELKEFKNSIHFKNVSFKYEDSEEWVLSDINFSVNKGEIIALVGPSGGGKSTLVDLIPRFYEPTEGKILLDDVDIRKYTLESLRSKMGIVTQETFLFNTTIRENIAYGLTDCPMEKIIEAAKTANAHNFIMEMPQQYETVIGERGVKLSGGQRQRLTIARALLKNPEIMIFDEATSALDNESEILVQEAIERLMENRTTFVIAHRLSTIRNATKIIVIDRGKIIQHGTHDELISDEKGLYKKLYEMQFRDNGV
- a CDS encoding site-2 protease family protein — encoded protein: MPEIQFSEKLVLFIKFIPVFLISITIHEFAHAFSAKKLGDNTAEQQGRYSLNPVKHIDPIGSLLLPFLSFFSGAFLIGWAKPVPVNPNNFRNPLRDNALVSFAGPLSNFLLAIVLFSVFAALQNTQSGLTNIFYYGTVFNIFLFCFNLLPIPPLDGSHILFSIFPNRITAQWLNLGFYGSLILLFFIFSPLWKYFLMLINSILKLFLLFARMR
- the xerD gene encoding site-specific tyrosine recombinase XerD; amino-acid sequence: MNIFLKEYLATLKIEKNLSENTINSYKSDLTSFLNFISQSGVDDLSDIKADQIASFFKLLKDAGLNETSAARYFSSLKGFFKYLFRNGYIKSNPIERIQPPKISRKLPEVLNVREINSILDQPDVKDTIGLRDKAILEVFYACGTRISELINIKLNDLFLSEEVIRVFGKGSKERLIPIGSSAIKWVEEYLQKSRPLLAKNYKSENYLFLNQRGTKFSRMGIWKIVNHYARQAGIEKSVHPHTFRHSFATHLIEGGADLRAVQEMLGHSDISTTQIYTHIDRDYIKLVHKKYHPRG
- a CDS encoding HD family phosphohydrolase, which gives rise to MSEKFNPVQSKGIKRKTLIFLATTIVIVFMFPKGESLDFQVSEGTIWTNDDLIAPFSFAVLKDPIVYATEVKQAEESVYPVFVRREINIQDTLKSFNKYLIEILEENLKQESSNVLNPTFFSSETFSLMLSIHKEYKNSTRNRKPLTEYFNLVTPVIEKYMKKGLLNITSKEKRKDSIAVRIGNIDKIDPIADYELLDVARDEIKKEIENLRVPDEVKKILIEYSIHFSIPTLIYDQQATELEIEQAKNSVPRYSGIVNENERIVAKHDRITKQVKLKIESYKEAKGDEVSQLDSALQFLGKFLHIGALLAIFGIYLYLFRKKIFFDTRKILLISFLYIFLSFITFLVNSVTIKAPIQYLIFIPVASMILTITFDSRVGFYSTVIITLITGALRGNDYTFMATNFIAGALSVYTVRDIKNRTQIFRSFLFIMIGYLTSIFAFGLERFATLNTMLYESAFAVSNALISPALTYGLLIFFERIFRITTDLTLLELSNYERPLLRELATKAPGTFNHTLIMSLIAESAAEKIGAHTLLARVGALYHDIGKTISPHAFVENQMKGENLHENLKPEESVQILLRHVQEGIELAKLYKLPQEIIDFIPMHHGTTVMTFFYEKAKELYGEENVNVEEYKYKGPKPNTKETAIVMLADGCESAVRSITEPDETKIENMVNTIINSRLRDGQLDDSPLTFADIKKIKEAFLNILVLQNHKRIKYPRQQEAESGVNSTDEN
- a CDS encoding Cof-type HAD-IIB family hydrolase, which translates into the protein MNPVKKINPEKLKQIKLVLFDVDGTLLSDEGTIGEKSFTLIKELMKSDIKISLASGRLHSALVEIANSIGTSTPLISLDGALIKNGKGDIIVHKSALRKSIVNKSIELAEKYFVNIALCHSEAIYYTENNSLIPMILDKFGALYKEVESYNNFKDNTLEIVFAGDNRRTMEYLRDRLSFPFVFGTSVSFFRSHSHDNIYYLEIKKSGSTKADGLMRLLKHLRLKPEDAMVIGDWYNDIPMFETKAFKVAMANAVPELKRMADCVLTKTNNEDGISEILEALLNAKRKK